A stretch of [Clostridium] innocuum DNA encodes these proteins:
- a CDS encoding cell division protein FtsL: MNMAKAKIVKRKRRLRIEGLATLLLTLSIFGYFGAKFALKSYNITLQLKAQESEQKANTLKEDVANLEADITKLEDRDRVLGMAEKEGIKTNQDNVVVVDKDEKK, from the coding sequence ATGAACATGGCGAAGGCGAAAATAGTGAAAAGAAAAAGAAGACTGCGTATAGAAGGACTTGCGACACTGCTTTTAACACTGTCGATTTTCGGATACTTCGGTGCCAAGTTTGCACTGAAATCCTATAACATAACGCTTCAGCTGAAGGCACAGGAAAGCGAGCAGAAGGCAAACACATTAAAAGAGGACGTGGCAAATCTGGAGGCGGATATCACAAAGCTGGAGGATCGCGACCGCGTACTTGGAATGGCTGAAAAAGAGGGGATCAAAACGAATCAGGACAACGTTGTTGTTGTAGATAAAGATGAAAAGAAATAA
- the rsmH gene encoding 16S rRNA (cytosine(1402)-N(4))-methyltransferase RsmH, giving the protein MMKHYSVLLQESIDNLAIHSDGIYVDGTLGRGGHSAEILARIPQGHLYAFDRDASAIEESRERLAQIGDNVTLIHSNFSNLKRELTARGVTGIDGMVLDLGVSSPQFDEAQRGFSYRFDAPLDMRMDQSQKLSAYQVVNEWEYQELVRIFFQFGEESFAKQIARKIEKAREVKPIETTFALVDVIKSALPAKVLNKKGHPAKKVFQAIRIAVNDELGELQLVLRDALELLHVGGRLCVISFQSLEDRIVKDTFASCSKPKQYDKRIPILPQDMEAAPYRLLNKKPITATEEELRENMRSHSAKLRCIERIR; this is encoded by the coding sequence ATGATGAAACACTACAGCGTATTACTGCAGGAGAGCATTGACAATCTGGCAATTCATAGCGATGGAATCTACGTGGATGGTACGCTGGGACGAGGCGGTCACAGCGCGGAAATACTCGCACGGATACCGCAGGGGCATTTATATGCCTTTGACCGTGATGCCTCTGCTATCGAGGAATCCAGGGAACGGCTTGCGCAGATTGGCGATAATGTAACCCTGATACATAGTAATTTTTCAAATCTGAAGCGTGAATTAACAGCACGCGGCGTTACCGGCATCGATGGTATGGTTCTGGATCTGGGCGTATCTTCACCGCAGTTTGATGAAGCACAGCGCGGTTTCAGCTACCGCTTTGATGCACCACTGGATATGCGCATGGATCAGAGCCAGAAGCTCAGTGCCTATCAGGTGGTGAACGAGTGGGAGTACCAGGAGCTAGTACGCATCTTTTTTCAGTTTGGTGAGGAAAGCTTTGCGAAGCAGATTGCCAGAAAAATTGAAAAAGCAAGAGAAGTAAAACCGATTGAAACAACCTTTGCGTTGGTGGATGTCATTAAATCTGCACTGCCTGCGAAGGTGCTGAATAAGAAGGGACACCCGGCAAAAAAGGTGTTTCAGGCAATTCGTATTGCCGTGAATGATGAGCTGGGTGAGCTGCAGCTGGTGCTGCGGGATGCACTGGAGCTTCTCCATGTCGGAGGAAGGCTGTGTGTCATCAGCTTTCAGTCGCTGGAGGATCGGATCGTAAAGGATACCTTTGCCTCCTGCAGCAAGCCGAAGCAATATGATAAGCGCATTCCGATCCTGCCGCAGGATATGGAAGCTGCACCGTATCGGCTTCTCAATAAAAAGCCGATAACCGCTACGGAAGAGGAGCTGAGGGAAAACATGCGCTCTCATTCCGCAAAGCTAAGATGTATAGAAAGGATCAGGTGA
- the mraZ gene encoding division/cell wall cluster transcriptional repressor MraZ, translated as MFMGEYAHNIDKKGRIIIPAKLREELGDHVIITRGLDGCLAVYTKEQWETIYEQLMKLPSTKKDARMFVRMMTSKAAECEIDAQGRVLIPSPLVKLAELVKECMVIGAANHVEIWSRERWEPVDEEANDAFEDIAESLTEFMI; from the coding sequence ATGTTCATGGGTGAATACGCACATAATATTGATAAAAAAGGGCGTATCATCATTCCTGCAAAGTTACGAGAGGAGCTGGGAGATCATGTCATCATCACACGCGGGCTGGACGGCTGTCTGGCTGTTTACACAAAAGAGCAGTGGGAGACCATCTATGAGCAGCTGATGAAGCTGCCTTCAACGAAGAAGGATGCCCGTATGTTTGTCCGAATGATGACAAGCAAGGCCGCTGAATGTGAAATTGATGCACAGGGTCGTGTACTGATTCCCTCTCCCCTTGTGAAGCTGGCAGAGCTTGTGAAGGAATGCATGGTGATCGGTGCTGCCAATCATGTGGAAATTTGGTCCAGAGAACGCTGGGAGCCGGTGGATGAGGAAGCAAACGACGCCTTTGAAGACATAGCCGAGAGCTTAACGGAGTTTATGATATGA
- a CDS encoding GrpB family protein — protein sequence MKLVYKNFTICSKAEGSIPVCDTTCVPQLQENLMNSTLQLYLLLDTIYAGYMQVTLQSARTVTIAMRLANIGKNFALLHRQYVYMLLFYVLYRWDIEQVMMEVHAKEQQLQENLVQLGFQRIEYEQEHPAIAKTPLLYRLQKSDFNRTDNQDATELQKLSLEQLWELFPIVIRPYNEQYTAWYDAQRLRLQSLLKASIVRISHMGSTAVKGLEAKPCVDILLETDTRHPQKLIKTLTRDGWILMSRKQEEQGEILCFNKGYTALGFADRVFHLHVRYPAAWGELYFCEYLRTHDAVCRKYAALKKELAQTYRRDRDGYTQAKTECIEEITKLARAELSDKFIIK from the coding sequence ATGAAGCTGGTTTATAAAAATTTTACCATCTGCAGCAAAGCGGAAGGAAGTATTCCTGTATGTGATACAACCTGTGTTCCTCAGCTGCAGGAAAATCTAATGAACAGCACTTTGCAGCTGTATCTGCTGCTGGATACCATTTATGCCGGCTATATGCAGGTGACGCTTCAGTCTGCACGCACGGTGACGATCGCAATGCGGCTGGCGAATATCGGAAAGAATTTTGCACTGCTGCATCGACAGTATGTGTATATGCTGCTGTTCTACGTCCTGTATCGCTGGGATATCGAGCAGGTGATGATGGAGGTGCATGCAAAGGAGCAGCAGCTGCAGGAAAATCTTGTTCAGCTGGGCTTTCAAAGAATCGAATATGAGCAGGAACATCCTGCCATAGCAAAGACCCCTCTTCTGTACCGATTACAGAAGTCTGATTTCAATCGTACAGATAATCAGGATGCAACGGAACTGCAGAAGCTTTCTCTGGAACAGCTCTGGGAACTGTTTCCGATTGTCATACGACCGTATAATGAGCAATATACAGCATGGTATGATGCGCAGCGTCTTCGTCTTCAAAGCCTTCTAAAGGCTTCTATCGTACGAATATCCCATATGGGAAGTACCGCGGTAAAGGGATTGGAGGCGAAGCCCTGTGTGGATATCCTGCTGGAAACGGATACCCGCCATCCGCAGAAGCTGATCAAAACGCTTACACGGGACGGCTGGATCCTGATGTCGAGAAAACAGGAGGAGCAGGGGGAAATCCTATGCTTCAACAAAGGCTACACGGCACTTGGATTTGCGGATAGAGTATTTCATCTGCATGTCCGCTACCCTGCGGCATGGGGAGAGCTTTATTTTTGTGAGTACCTGCGTACGCATGATGCGGTGTGTCGCAAATATGCAGCCTTGAAAAAAGAACTGGCACAGACCTATCGCAGAGATCGGGATGGATATACACAGGCAAAAACAGAATGTATTGAGGAAATAACAAAACTGGCCCGTGCAGAGCTTTCTGATAAATTCATCATCAAGTGA
- a CDS encoding ClC family H(+)/Cl(-) exchange transporter: protein MRFVKERKHGSTLHILHSAGNFKYVLIGEGLAAGLCAGLIAVLYRIILGYAEDFVAAAVAFIRTDWTHIVLWFAFLLILGFLVAQLLKAEPLISGSGIPQVEGEIMSFIDQQWTRVLPAKVIGGTLCAFGGLSLGREGPSIQLGAMAGKAIAKLFHRVKMEERLLLTCGAAAGLAAAFNAPLAGVMFALEEIHKNFSVSVLISVMCASVSGDFLSRNVFGLAPAFHFEVLNTFPLGYYWMLILLGIVCGLFGVLYNKSTMKVQALFAKSGLQHYGVMVAMLLSGVLALCLSDVLGSGHAMIEMLSENPVMMLRTLFLLLAVKFAFSLISFGSGAPGGIFFPLLVLGSFTGAIFGNIAVQVFGFSAGYMNNIIIMAMAGAFAAIVRAPITGIILIAEMSGTLTNLLPLAVVSLISYLCASLLNCEPIYESLLHNLLVKNGVNLSAFHGERHLVEAVVELGSPVCDQAICDVKWPNKCLLISIERQGKELLPKGSTVLHTGDKLIALLDDEDAPYIQHQLEKCCSSKLE from the coding sequence ATGAGATTTGTGAAAGAGAGAAAACATGGAAGTACGCTTCATATTCTGCATAGTGCAGGAAATTTTAAATACGTATTGATTGGGGAAGGGCTTGCGGCCGGTCTTTGTGCCGGTCTGATTGCCGTGCTGTATCGCATCATTCTGGGCTACGCGGAGGATTTTGTTGCGGCTGCGGTTGCATTTATCCGCACCGACTGGACGCATATCGTGTTGTGGTTTGCTTTTCTGCTCATACTGGGATTTCTGGTTGCGCAGCTCTTGAAGGCGGAGCCGTTGATCTCCGGTAGCGGAATTCCGCAGGTGGAAGGAGAAATCATGTCCTTTATCGACCAGCAGTGGACGCGTGTGCTGCCTGCGAAGGTGATTGGCGGAACGCTGTGTGCCTTCGGCGGTCTGTCTCTGGGAAGGGAAGGCCCCAGCATACAGCTGGGAGCGATGGCAGGAAAAGCGATTGCAAAGCTGTTTCACCGTGTAAAGATGGAAGAGCGTCTGCTTTTGACCTGCGGGGCTGCGGCAGGATTGGCTGCAGCATTTAACGCACCCCTTGCCGGTGTGATGTTTGCACTGGAGGAGATTCATAAAAATTTCAGCGTGTCGGTATTGATTTCCGTCATGTGTGCGAGTGTGAGCGGAGATTTTCTATCCCGCAATGTGTTCGGTCTGGCTCCGGCATTTCATTTTGAAGTCCTGAACACCTTTCCGCTTGGCTATTACTGGATGCTGATTCTGCTGGGAATCGTCTGCGGCTTGTTTGGAGTACTGTATAACAAATCCACGATGAAGGTGCAGGCACTGTTTGCAAAAAGCGGTCTGCAGCATTACGGTGTGATGGTGGCAATGCTGCTGTCCGGTGTGCTTGCCCTGTGTCTGAGCGATGTGCTTGGCAGCGGACATGCGATGATCGAAATGCTCAGTGAGAATCCTGTCATGATGCTTCGCACACTGTTTCTTCTTCTGGCAGTGAAATTTGCGTTCTCCCTTATCAGCTTCGGCTCCGGAGCTCCGGGCGGTATTTTCTTCCCGCTGCTTGTCCTTGGCAGCTTTACCGGGGCAATTTTCGGGAATATCGCCGTACAGGTGTTCGGCTTCTCTGCCGGCTATATGAATAATATTATCATTATGGCGATGGCAGGGGCATTTGCCGCTATCGTTCGCGCACCGATCACCGGAATCATTCTGATAGCAGAGATGAGTGGTACCTTGACGAATCTTCTGCCGCTGGCGGTGGTATCGCTGATCAGCTATCTGTGCGCCAGTCTGTTGAACTGTGAGCCGATTTATGAAAGCCTGCTGCACAATCTCCTTGTGAAAAACGGTGTGAATCTTTCTGCCTTCCATGGAGAGCGCCATCTGGTGGAAGCCGTTGTAGAGCTGGGAAGTCCGGTCTGTGATCAGGCGATATGCGATGTGAAGTGGCCGAATAAGTGCCTGCTGATCAGCATTGAGCGGCAGGGGAAGGAGCTTCTGCCGAAAGGAAGTACTGTGCTGCATACCGGGGATAAGCTAATCGCCTTACTGGATGATGAGGATGCCCCCTATATTCAGCATCAGCTGGAAAAATGCTGCAGCTCAAAGCTGGAATAA
- a CDS encoding PolC-type DNA polymerase III gives MELKLIDLVRKMEQNNPDLEYFKQGTFTMKPVYMKKSNVIKMEISLPKPLPFQVWDVFCMRLTKLTRCSVDLHITAEKAEAELLEVSSYIERFVSRHMQLKIFHESLPTINEQKYLVYQILDEQERDRAIQNKHLLQEFLERCGFQLEIHVEEMKKSAPIPTVTVKSEAAAKPVKVYEEKKSYNFKPKGKKGLDQYVPFSIHDITEECHGIRIHGKIFETETRTLRNGRDIQMLWIGDDDDAIIMKRFERGAVTKEVLAEIKNGDCVVAYGKAEYDAYTRELVFMPDVIEKVAEVKRVDEAEEKRVELHVHTKLSEMDGVCNIEEYIDQANAWGMDAIAITDHLVVQAFPKAQHKVEAINKGRETPFKMIYGLEMNMVDPALQIVRNIQDIELEKGTYCVFDLETTGLSSRFDHIIEFGGQIVKDRACIKSLQLFIKPPVALSAFTTELTGITEEHMKNAKSFADSIDEILDFIGDSILVAHNATFDYNFLNDELARIGRPPIMNPVIDTLDLARSMQADRKGYRLGQIARSYGIRYDEDVAHRADYDAEVLAQTYMNMLNDLKHIKNLQELQDMQTAESFRKVRVKHVTILAKNMAGLKELFELVTLSHTSYLAYSSKSTNNIVAEPRILRSEIEKRRINGNLLIGSSCLNGEVFDMAQTRNEQTLEEVMQFYDYIELQPLENYRHLVERDSISSMERLKEILTSIVNAADKLDKLLVASGDCHYVQPGEKMIRDIYISSQAIGGVRHPLYIYNQEKRRKFKAPDQHFRTTKEMLKEFAWLGEQRAYDMVIKNTKRIADMIGEVKPVKDRLYPPDIEGSDQKLTDICYENAHKKYGPVLPEIVEKRLEKELASIIGHGFYVVYYISHLLVKKSLNDGYLVGSRGSVGSSFVATMSEITEVNPLAPHYVCPKCHYVKFYTDGSVADGFDLPDIICPNCGETIRGDGHDIPFETFLGFEGDKVPDIDLNFSGDYQPNAHAYTKEVFGDDHVYRAGTIGTVATQTAFGYVKGYEEEMGIEGSMRNAQVLHLAKGCEGVKRTTGQHPGGIIVIPLDLDVHDFTPVQYPANNPYAEWKTTHFEFHDIHDNVLKFDILGHVDPTAMKMLERMSGIDPTTIPMNDPETMSVFSKVDALKIDTSKSCEETGAAGLPEFGTPFVRGILELTRPTTFDELLKISGLSHGTDVWLGNAKDLIDNGTCTLKSVIGCRDDIMVYLLHKGLRPKLAFTIMESVRKGKGLKDEWIPEMKANGVEDWYIDSCLKIKYMFPKAHATAYVMMAIRIAWFKVHRPQVYYCMFFSIRCDAYDIETMIKGEQAIRRRMQEISDMLKNNETKKDVSKKDKDTFNTLELALEMNLRGYYFTNIDIMRSASREFIVDPENANYIIPPFTSIDGLGENVADTVVEARKQGAFLSKEDLQRRTALSGTLVKKMESMGVLEGMQDENQMSLFSF, from the coding sequence ATGGAACTGAAACTGATTGATTTAGTGAGAAAAATGGAACAGAACAATCCGGATCTGGAGTATTTTAAACAGGGTACCTTTACCATGAAGCCGGTATATATGAAGAAGTCCAATGTTATCAAAATGGAAATCTCTCTGCCGAAACCACTGCCGTTTCAGGTATGGGATGTTTTCTGTATGCGTTTAACAAAGCTGACACGCTGCAGTGTGGATTTGCATATCACAGCTGAAAAGGCCGAAGCGGAGCTGTTGGAGGTATCCAGCTATATCGAACGCTTTGTCTCCCGGCATATGCAGCTGAAAATATTTCATGAATCACTGCCGACCATCAATGAACAGAAATATCTTGTCTATCAGATTCTGGATGAGCAGGAACGCGACCGGGCGATCCAGAATAAGCATTTGCTGCAGGAATTTCTGGAGCGCTGCGGCTTTCAGCTGGAAATTCATGTTGAGGAAATGAAAAAATCCGCACCGATTCCGACGGTCACGGTGAAAAGTGAGGCGGCAGCGAAGCCGGTGAAGGTGTATGAGGAAAAGAAAAGCTATAATTTTAAGCCGAAGGGGAAAAAGGGACTGGACCAGTATGTGCCGTTTTCCATTCATGATATAACGGAAGAATGCCATGGTATCCGTATCCATGGTAAGATCTTTGAAACGGAAACACGAACGCTGCGCAATGGACGTGATATCCAGATGCTGTGGATCGGGGATGACGACGATGCCATCATCATGAAGCGGTTTGAACGCGGTGCCGTCACAAAGGAAGTACTGGCGGAAATAAAGAACGGAGACTGTGTCGTAGCCTATGGTAAGGCGGAATACGATGCCTATACCCGGGAGCTTGTCTTTATGCCTGACGTGATTGAAAAGGTTGCGGAAGTAAAGCGTGTGGATGAAGCAGAGGAAAAACGTGTGGAGCTGCATGTGCATACCAAGCTTTCGGAAATGGATGGTGTCTGCAATATTGAAGAATACATCGATCAGGCGAATGCGTGGGGAATGGATGCCATCGCCATTACCGATCATCTTGTGGTTCAGGCCTTTCCAAAGGCACAGCATAAGGTGGAGGCGATCAATAAGGGCAGAGAAACACCGTTTAAAATGATTTACGGTCTGGAAATGAATATGGTGGATCCCGCACTGCAGATTGTTCGTAATATTCAGGACATTGAACTGGAAAAGGGAACCTATTGCGTATTTGACCTTGAAACAACCGGCTTATCCAGCCGTTTTGATCACATTATCGAATTCGGCGGGCAGATCGTTAAGGATCGTGCCTGTATAAAGAGTCTGCAGCTGTTTATCAAGCCGCCGGTGGCGCTGAGTGCCTTTACCACGGAGCTGACCGGTATTACGGAAGAGCATATGAAGAATGCGAAATCCTTTGCGGACAGCATAGATGAGATTCTCGACTTTATCGGGGACAGTATCCTGGTGGCACATAATGCGACCTTTGACTATAACTTTCTAAACGATGAGCTGGCAAGGATCGGACGTCCCCCAATCATGAATCCCGTGATTGATACACTGGATCTTGCCAGAAGCATGCAGGCGGACCGTAAGGGCTATCGGCTGGGGCAGATTGCCCGTTCCTATGGCATTCGATACGATGAGGATGTTGCTCACCGTGCCGATTATGATGCGGAGGTTCTTGCGCAGACCTATATGAATATGCTGAACGATTTGAAGCATATCAAAAACCTGCAAGAGCTTCAGGATATGCAGACAGCAGAGAGCTTTCGCAAGGTGCGTGTCAAGCATGTGACGATACTGGCGAAAAATATGGCGGGACTGAAGGAGCTGTTTGAGCTGGTGACGCTTTCCCATACCAGCTATCTTGCCTACAGCAGTAAAAGTACAAACAATATCGTAGCGGAGCCTAGAATTTTGCGAAGTGAAATTGAAAAGCGGCGTATCAACGGCAATCTGCTCATTGGCTCCAGCTGTCTGAACGGCGAAGTGTTTGACATGGCACAGACTCGTAATGAACAGACACTGGAGGAGGTTATGCAGTTTTATGATTACATAGAGCTGCAGCCGCTGGAAAACTACCGCCACCTTGTGGAACGTGATTCCATTTCCAGTATGGAGCGGTTAAAGGAAATTCTGACATCCATTGTGAATGCAGCCGATAAGCTGGATAAGCTTCTGGTTGCCAGCGGAGACTGTCATTATGTACAGCCCGGTGAGAAAATGATTCGTGATATTTATATTTCCTCACAGGCGATTGGCGGTGTCCGTCATCCTCTCTATATCTACAATCAGGAAAAGCGTCGGAAATTCAAGGCGCCGGACCAGCACTTCCGTACAACGAAGGAGATGCTGAAGGAATTCGCATGGCTGGGAGAACAGCGCGCCTATGATATGGTTATTAAAAACACCAAACGGATTGCCGATATGATCGGGGAAGTGAAGCCTGTCAAGGATCGTCTGTATCCGCCGGATATCGAGGGCTCTGATCAGAAGCTTACGGATATCTGTTATGAAAATGCTCATAAAAAATACGGACCGGTGCTTCCCGAAATCGTGGAAAAGCGCCTGGAAAAGGAGCTTGCAAGTATCATCGGACACGGCTTCTACGTTGTTTACTATATTTCCCATCTGCTGGTTAAAAAGAGTCTGAATGACGGGTATCTGGTAGGCTCTCGTGGATCGGTCGGCTCCAGCTTCGTTGCGACGATGTCGGAAATAACCGAGGTTAACCCGCTTGCACCGCATTATGTATGTCCGAAGTGTCATTATGTGAAATTTTATACGGACGGAAGCGTGGCAGATGGCTTTGATCTGCCGGATATCATCTGTCCAAACTGTGGAGAAACCATACGAGGGGACGGACACGATATTCCGTTTGAAACCTTCCTTGGCTTTGAAGGGGATAAGGTTCCCGATATCGATTTGAACTTCTCCGGTGATTATCAGCCCAATGCCCACGCCTATACAAAAGAGGTGTTCGGGGATGATCATGTGTACCGTGCAGGAACGATCGGTACCGTTGCGACGCAGACAGCGTTTGGTTATGTGAAGGGCTATGAGGAGGAAATGGGCATTGAGGGAAGTATGCGAAATGCACAGGTCCTGCATCTGGCGAAGGGCTGTGAGGGAGTGAAGCGTACGACCGGGCAGCATCCGGGTGGTATTATCGTCATTCCGCTGGATTTGGATGTTCATGATTTTACACCGGTACAATACCCTGCCAACAACCCGTATGCGGAGTGGAAGACCACCCACTTTGAATTCCACGATATCCATGACAATGTTTTGAAATTTGATATTCTGGGACATGTCGATCCGACCGCAATGAAGATGCTGGAGCGGATGAGCGGGATTGATCCGACGACGATTCCGATGAATGACCCGGAAACGATGAGTGTTTTCTCCAAGGTGGATGCCCTGAAGATTGATACGAGTAAATCCTGTGAGGAAACCGGAGCAGCCGGATTACCGGAGTTCGGAACGCCGTTTGTGCGCGGTATACTGGAGCTGACGCGCCCGACCACCTTTGATGAGCTTTTGAAAATATCCGGTCTGAGCCATGGTACCGATGTCTGGCTGGGAAATGCGAAGGATCTGATCGACAACGGAACGTGTACGCTGAAGAGTGTCATCGGATGTCGAGATGACATCATGGTCTATCTGCTGCACAAGGGGCTGCGGCCGAAGCTTGCCTTTACCATCATGGAGAGTGTACGTAAGGGGAAGGGCTTAAAGGATGAATGGATTCCGGAAATGAAGGCCAACGGTGTGGAGGACTGGTATATTGATTCCTGTCTGAAAATCAAATATATGTTCCCGAAGGCACATGCGACGGCTTATGTTATGATGGCGATTCGTATCGCATGGTTCAAGGTGCATCGACCGCAGGTATATTACTGCATGTTCTTCTCGATTCGTTGCGATGCCTATGACATTGAAACGATGATTAAGGGAGAACAGGCGATCCGTCGCAGAATGCAGGAAATCAGCGATATGCTGAAAAATAATGAAACGAAAAAGGATGTTTCCAAAAAGGATAAGGATACCTTCAATACGCTGGAGCTTGCTCTGGAAATGAACCTGCGAGGCTATTACTTTACCAATATTGATATCATGCGCTCGGCATCCCGTGAGTTTATCGTCGATCCGGAGAATGCGAACTACATCATTCCGCCGTTTACCAGCATCGACGGACTTGGTGAGAACGTTGCGGATACGGTTGTGGAGGCACGAAAGCAGGGAGCCTTCCTTTCCAAGGAGGATTTACAGCGGCGTACGGCATTGAGCGGAACACTGGTGAAGAAGATGGAGAGTATGGGAGTTCTGGAGGGAATGCAGGATGAAAATCAGATGTCTCTGTTTTCCTTTTAA
- a CDS encoding FMN-binding protein, whose amino-acid sequence MKRKLIKALVVLILLGAGGIAYQFYQTKQQSDALAFEAVDMNRLQDGSYEGECQTGLVQVRLRLRIQNAAIQRIELLQHDNGMGKDAERILEDIQKQNSTAVDDVSSATISSRAIRMAAQNALKKAALPQ is encoded by the coding sequence ATGAAGCGTAAGCTCATCAAGGCTCTGGTGGTACTGATTCTTCTTGGCGCGGGAGGGATTGCTTATCAGTTCTATCAGACGAAGCAGCAAAGTGATGCGCTCGCATTTGAAGCCGTGGATATGAACCGTCTGCAGGATGGCAGCTATGAGGGAGAATGTCAGACTGGTCTGGTGCAGGTACGGCTGCGGCTGCGGATTCAGAATGCTGCCATACAGAGAATTGAACTGCTTCAGCACGATAACGGTATGGGGAAAGATGCTGAGCGTATTCTTGAAGATATTCAGAAGCAAAACAGTACGGCTGTTGATGATGTTTCCTCTGCCACCATATCCAGCAGAGCAATTCGCATGGCGGCACAGAATGCACTGAAAAAGGCGGCTCTGCCGCAGTAA
- a CDS encoding TetR/AcrR family transcriptional regulator, translating into MRVKDEEQIASRRALIMRAAREIMETQGMEALSIRKIAAMIQQTPGIIYHYFSGKEELMLAVVQEGYHNILCIIQQTMASEKSPAAQLRTTLFGYVRGMLEDPLLYQVVMQSKLPSVQKQTAILQENLRQHRKSIAMLCTCLEEGIACGEFSVEQVELRAQGIWCCVYGLLERILIEQPVPAYRDKVIEEVLDLIMASLRPHETA; encoded by the coding sequence ATGCGCGTAAAGGATGAGGAACAGATAGCATCACGCAGGGCGCTTATCATGCGTGCAGCCAGAGAAATCATGGAAACGCAGGGAATGGAGGCTTTAAGCATTCGTAAAATAGCGGCGATGATACAGCAGACACCCGGTATTATTTATCATTATTTTTCCGGAAAGGAGGAGCTGATGCTTGCGGTCGTACAGGAGGGATATCATAATATCCTGTGCATCATACAGCAGACCATGGCATCTGAAAAATCTCCCGCTGCCCAGCTGCGAACCACGTTGTTTGGTTATGTTAGAGGGATGCTGGAGGATCCGCTGCTTTATCAGGTCGTCATGCAGAGCAAGCTTCCTTCCGTACAAAAGCAGACTGCAATTTTGCAGGAAAATCTGCGCCAGCATCGAAAAAGTATCGCTATGCTGTGCACCTGTCTGGAGGAAGGCATTGCATGCGGCGAGTTCAGTGTGGAGCAGGTGGAGCTTCGCGCACAAGGCATCTGGTGCTGTGTATACGGTCTTTTGGAGCGTATCCTCATAGAACAGCCGGTGCCTGCATACCGGGATAAGGTCATTGAGGAAGTGCTGGATTTGATCATGGCATCTCTGCGACCGCATGAAACAGCATAG
- a CDS encoding NAD(P)H-dependent oxidoreductase, with amino-acid sequence MSILILNLSPRRLGTSALLGRLMQEQLGEQTQLWSCLDIEAAWDSFLEAAGLADTWIFITPCYVNAIPGDAVEVLAKLHQAELSRNKYVYAIAQGGMPYTHTHHCCIGNIELFAKAMQQRWMGGLIIGGGAIIDGVTLKRLPNAVPVEHCLQKLIACVQHKTEVASLLSKQAEMKIPGFVARLMCLKMNHTIHKQQKKIKADRHICFYAKEEKHARKG; translated from the coding sequence ATGTCCATACTGATTTTGAATCTGAGTCCGCGCAGGCTTGGAACCAGTGCCCTGTTGGGAAGACTTATGCAGGAGCAGCTCGGTGAGCAGACGCAGCTGTGGAGCTGTCTGGATATCGAGGCTGCATGGGACAGCTTTCTGGAAGCTGCAGGGCTGGCAGATACATGGATTTTTATCACTCCCTGTTATGTGAACGCTATCCCGGGGGATGCAGTAGAGGTACTGGCTAAGCTGCATCAGGCAGAGCTGTCGAGAAACAAATATGTATATGCAATCGCACAGGGTGGAATGCCATACACTCATACGCATCACTGCTGTATCGGCAATATCGAGCTGTTTGCAAAGGCGATGCAGCAACGATGGATGGGCGGCTTGATTATCGGGGGAGGGGCAATCATTGACGGTGTTACATTGAAGCGTCTTCCCAATGCGGTACCGGTGGAGCATTGCCTGCAGAAGCTGATTGCCTGTGTCCAGCATAAAACGGAAGTTGCCAGCTTGCTTTCAAAGCAGGCGGAAATGAAAATCCCAGGCTTTGTAGCCCGTCTGATGTGTTTGAAAATGAATCATACGATTCACAAGCAGCAAAAGAAAATAAAAGCAGACCGCCATATCTGCTTTTATGCAAAGGAGGAGAAGCATGCGCGTAAAGGATGA